In Trifolium pratense cultivar HEN17-A07 linkage group LG7, ARS_RC_1.1, whole genome shotgun sequence, a genomic segment contains:
- the LOC123895655 gene encoding probable AMP deaminase gives MDPSSSTSLPQSLHLAMAALLGASFMAISAFYIHRRTVDHVLHRIVEIRRAPPAVTTDEANSDEEENSGDDLSGFDGGETETDNDSRNYQGTLSRSLDENTNLLRNYRVSSSMPDVVSATEWFPDGRKNRSSSHDNLNSVPLGLPSLRTSSKLESSQISSSYKRIASVGRINTPRSPGRNTFENADDSDDDGTQLSEDNRIPFYPVTRDSSNSYGLNSTVPFRVDDVNAANNQMFGEVSKEAGAGTNINGAMTDSTSVNAAGNDLVFVNNVLSARSTMLEPMNIEEEEVCKMIRECLDLRKKYVYKENVVPWKAEPVETNSDPFHFEPVEATGHHFRMEDGVVRVFANKTDTEELFPVASATSFFTHMDYILKVMSIGNVRSACYHRLRFLEEKFRLHLLLNADREFVAQKSAPHRDFYNIRKVDTHIHHSACMNQKHLLRFIKSKLRKEPDEVVIFRDGKYMTLKEVFESLDLTGYDLNVDLLDVHADKSTFHRFDKFNLKYNPCGQSRLREIFLKQDNLIQGRFLAEVTKQVLLDLEASKYQMAEYRISVYGRKQSEWDQLASWFVNNALYSKNAVWLIQLPRLYNIYRSMGIVTSFQNILDNVFIPLFEATVDPNSHPQLHLFLMQVVGFDLVDDESKPERRPTKHMPTPAEWTNEFNPAYSYYLYYCYANLYTLNKLRESKGMTTIKLRPHCGEAGDSDHLAAAFLLCHNISHGINLRKTPVLQYLYYLAQVGLAMSPLSNNSLFLDYHRNPLPMFFQRGLNVSLSTDDPLQIHLTKEPLLEEYSVAAKVWKLSACDLCEIARNSVYQSGFSHQAKLHWLGDKYFLRGSEGNDIHKTNVPSLRISFRYETWKDEMQYIYAGQATFPEDVDP, from the exons ATGGATCCTTCATCTTCCACATCACTCCCACAATCTCTCCACCTCGCTATGGCCGCGTTACTCGGAGCCTCTTTCATGGCCATTTCCGCTTTCTACATCCACCGCCGCACCGTCGACCATGTCCTCCACCGTATCGTCGAAATCCGTCGCGCACCGCCTGCTGTAACAACCGATGAAGCAAACTCCGATGAGGAAGAGAACTCCGGCGATGATCTGAGCGGGTTCGACGGCGGAGAAACGGAAACGGATAACGATTCGAGAAATTATCAAGGAACGTTGTCGAGGTCTTTAGATGAGAATACGAACTTGCTTCGAAACTATAGAGTTTCTTCTTCCATGCCGGACGTTGTTTCTGCAACTGAATGGTTTCCTGATGGTCGTAAGAACCGTTCGTCTTCGCATGATAATCTTAATTCTGTTCCGTTAGGGCTTCCATCTCTTCGAACGAGTTCAAAGCTTG AGAGTTCTCAGATTTCGAGTTCTTATAAGAGGATAGCTTCTGTTGGTAGAATTAACACTCCGAGATCACCGGGACGAAATACATTTGAAAATGCTGATGATTCTGATGATGATGGAACACAGCTTAGTGAGGATAATCGGATTCCTTTTTACCCTGTGACTAGAGATTCTTCAAATTCTTAT GGACTAAATTCAACTGTTCCATTCAGAGTTGATGATGTAAATGCCGCGAATAATCAGATGTTTGGAGAGGTTTCGAAAGAAGCAGGAGCTGGTACAAATATTAACGGTGCAATGACAGATTCAACTTCAGTAAATGCAGCTGGGAATGATCTTGTGTTTGTCAACAATGTCTTGTCGGCAAGAAGCACAATGCTCG AGCCAATGAATATTGAAGAGGAGGAAGTTTGCAAGATGATTCGTGAATGCTTAGATTTGCGTAAGAAATATGTTTACAAGGAAAATGTCGTTCCATGGAAGGCTGAACCTGTCGAAACTAACTCTGATCCATTTCACTTTGAACCAGTTGAAGCAACAGGA CACCACTTTCGAATGGAAGATGGAGTCGTACGTGTTTTTGCAAATAAAACTG ATACTGAAGAGCTATTCCCTGTTGCAAGCGCAACaagtttttttactcatatgGATTACATTCTCAAAGTTATGTCCATTGGGAATGTTCGTTCTGCATGCTACCACAGACTGCGTTTTCTTGAGGAA AAATTCCGCCTTCATCTGTTACTGAATGCAGATCGGGAGTTTGTTGCCCAGAAAAGTGCACCACACCGAGACTTCTACAATATCCGAAAAGTTGATACTCACATTCATCATTCTGCATGCATGAATCAGAAGCATCTCCTCCGCTTCATCAAGTCAAAGTTAAGAAAAGAACCTGATGAG GTTGTTATATTTAGAGATGGAAAGTATATGACGCTTAAGGAGGTGTTTGAGAGTTTGGATTTGACTGG ATATGATCTGAATGTGGATTTGTTGGACGTCCATGCAGATAAGAGCACATTTCATAGATTTGACAAATTCAACCTAAAGTATAATCCTTGTGGACAGAGTAGACTCAGAGAGATATTTTTAAAGCAGGATAATCTTATCCAGG GAAGGTTTCTGGCTGAAGTAACAAAGCAAGTTTTGTTAGATCTTGAAGCAAGTAAATATCAG aTGGCCGAGTACAGGATCTCTGTTTATGGAAGAAAACAGAGCGAATGGGATCAGCTGGCAAGTTGGTTTGTTAACAATGCTCTTTATAGTAAGAATGCTGTATGGCTAATCCAG TTACCACGGCTATATAATATCTACAGGAGCATGGGAATTGTTACCTCCTTTCAGAATATTCTGGATAATGTGTTTATCCCTCTTTTTGAAGCCACAGTAGATCCAAATTCTCATCCTCAATTACATTTGTTTTTGATGCAG GTGGTTGGATTTGATCTAGTAGATGATGAAAGCAAACCAGAAAGGCGTCCAACTAAGCACATGCCTACTCCAGCTGAGTGGACAAATGAATTCAATCCAGCATATTCTTATTATCTCTATTACTGCTATGCAAACTTATACACACTCAACAAG CTGCGTGAGTCTAAAGGAATGACAACAATTAAGTTGCGACCTCATTGTGGAGAG GCAGGCGATAGTGATCATTTGGCCGCTGCCTTCCTCCTATGCCATAACATTTCTCATGGCATTAATCTACGGAAGACTCCTGTTTTGCAATACTTATATTACCTTGCACAG GTTGGATTAGCTATGTCGCCACTTAGCAATAATTCCCTTTTCTTGGACTATCACCGCAATCCCTTGCCCATGTTTTTCCAGCGAGGGCTGAATGTCTCTCTCTCTACAGATGATCCTTTGCAAATTCATTTGACTAAAGAGCCATTGTTAGAAGAATATAGTGTTGCAGCAAAG GTATGGAAACTCTCCGCTTGTGACCTGTGTGAGATAGCTAGGAATTCTGTTTACCAATCTGGATTTTCACATCAAGCCAAG TTACACTGGCTAGGGGATAAATATTTCTTGAGAGGTTCTGAAGGAAATGACATTCACAAGACAAATGTTCCCAGTTTGAGGATCTCTTTCCGATATGAG ACATGGAAGGATGAAATGCAATATATTTACGCTGGTCAAGCTACCTTTCCTGAAGATGTAGATCCATGA